In the genome of Ascaphus truei isolate aAscTru1 unplaced genomic scaffold, aAscTru1.hap1 HAP1_SCAFFOLD_860, whole genome shotgun sequence, the window TCTCCTCACCACTCGCCACTGTCCCACTCTTCCCTTCCTGGGAGATGCCGCTGACCCTACTGACCTCCCCCAGTGCACCGTTGTCTCCCCCCTTCATCCCTCCATCCGCCACCCGGACCGAGGTCTGGCAGAGGAACCGTCGCAGCCCTCGCTGGAAGGGACGGGCGAGCAGGGCATAGATAATAGGGTTGAGGCAGCTGTTGGCATAGGAAAGAGCCACCACAAAGGAGTAGAGTCCGTTGAGCTTGGAACCCATAGGCAGTGGCCACAAGAGGTTGACGATGTTCAAGGCGTAGAATGGAAACCAGCACAGGATAAAGGCTGTGACCGTCAGAGCCACCATCTTAGTTACTTTGCGCTCAGGTCCCTGCCGCCGGTTGGGGGCCACTCTGACCCGCTTGCCTGAGGACCTCAGTTGAGCGACAATCAACAGGTGGCAGATGCAGATGACAAGCAACGGGCAGAAGAAGCCAAGCGCAGCTGTGTACAGGATGAAGCCAGTCCTCCAGGCCTGGGTTGGCTCAGGCCATGCGATGTGGCAGGTCCCAGAAACCCCCGGGACCCCAGAGAAGAAGACCACGGGAAGCACAACCAGGAAGGAGAGGATCCACACTGCTAAATTGACACACTTGGCCACCTTGGGTCTCCTCCAACTGGCCGACTGGGCCGGACGAACTACTGCCAAATATCTGTCCAGGCTTAGCACCGTCAGGCAGAAGATGCTGGTGAACTGGTTGACGGCATCCAGGGTCATCACTAACCGGCAGGCAGGAGAGCCAAAAGGCCAGTAGTTCAGGGCATTCTGGGCTGCCAGGAAAGGCAGACCCAACATGAAGAGGTCATCCGCCAGTGCCAGATTCAGGATGTAGAGGGCAGTGACTGAGTTCTGGCCAGTAGGGCTGCGCCATGCCAGGTATATCACCAGTGTGTTACCCCACAaccccactgcacacactaccaggtACACCAGCGGGATGAGGAGTCCCGGGGGGGCCATACTCGGGGCAGAGGAGACATTGGCATAGAGAGTGGTGTTGACCTCCGCAGAGGAGCTGTCGGGGAAGGTCGTTGGAGAAGTCGGTGTCATTGCTGGGGGCGGAGGTCACAGCATCTCTTTCATGCTTTCTGCAGGCCGcctgctgcgtgggacggaagatcacgcctcctccc includes:
- the LOC142486427 gene encoding somatostatin receptor type 3-like is translated as MTPTSPTTFPDSSSAEVNTTLYANVSSAPSMAPPGLLIPLVYLVVCAVGLWGNTLVIYLAWRSPTGQNSVTALYILNLALADDLFMLGLPFLAAQNALNYWPFGSPACRLVMTLDAVNQFTSIFCLTVLSLDRYLAVVRPAQSASWRRPKVAKCVNLAVWILSFLVVLPVVFFSGVPGVSGTCHIAWPEPTQAWRTGFILYTAALGFFCPLLVICICHLLIVAQLRSSGKRVRVAPNRRQGPERKVTKMVALTVTAFILCWFPFYALNIVNLLWPLPMGSKLNGLYSFVVALSYANSCLNPIIYALLARPFQRGLRRFLCQTSVRVADGGMKGGDNGALGEVSRVSGISQEGKSGTVASGEENGVREEGESQAQQEVGASAQKALPEELGASEKDNMLGISYL